Proteins found in one Salvia hispanica cultivar TCC Black 2014 unplaced genomic scaffold, UniMelb_Shisp_WGS_1.0 HiC_scaffold_56, whole genome shotgun sequence genomic segment:
- the LOC125199562 gene encoding early nodulin-like protein 1, with amino-acid sequence MAGISRAQFSSVLLLIFVSLSFSEARDHLVGGKSGAWKVPASDAESLNHWAEKSRFNIGDSLVWEYDGSKDSVLQVTKRDYVTCNTSKPIETYTGGSTKVKLPHSGPYYFISGANGNCEKGQKLIVVVISERRSSNLINSPAPSPAESEGPAVAPAPASGAGSLSGGFLAVVLAAMLVAV; translated from the exons ATGGCAGGAATTTCCAGAGCTCAATTCTCTTCAGTTTTGCTACTCATTTTCGTGTCATTGAGCTTCTCAGAAGCTAGAGACCACCTCGTCGGCGGCAAATCCGGCGCCTGGAAGGTCCCTGCCTCCGACGCGGAGTCTCTCAACCACTGGGCGGAGAAATCGCGTTTCAACATCGGAGATTCTCTAG TCTGGGAATACGATGGATCCAAGGACTCGGTTCTGCAAGTGACGAAGAGAGATTACGTGACCTGCAACACGTCGAAGCCGATCGAGACCTACACCGGCGGCAGCACCAAGGTGAAGCTCCCGCACTCCGGTCCGTACTATTTCATCAGCGGCGCCAACGGCAACTGCGAGAAGGGGCAGAAGTTGATCGTTGTGGTCATATCGGAGAGGCGCAGCAGCAATTTGATAAATTCTCCGGCGCCTTCGCCGGCGGAGAGTGAGGGTCCGGCGGTAGCGCCTGCTCCTGCCAGCGGCGCCGGAAGCTTGAGTGGTGGATTTTTGGCGGTGGTGCTGGCGGCGATGTTGGTTGCGGTGTGA